A segment of the Mangrovimonas sp. YM274 genome:
CGAAATTTGAGGTGTATTTAAAATTAATACCTCCTATTTGACAAAAAAAACGACAAAATACAAATTAACGATACTTATATTACAATTTACTGATTTACAGATACTTATTGCGCTTAAGCGTATACAGAAAAGCCTCTAATATAGAGGTAAATACCTTTCAACATTTACCAAGAGATATGTCGAAAGATCCTATTAAAATATTACATTAAAGCTTGAGTTCTACCTTTGGCAATAAAAAAACCCACTTAAAAATCTATTCAAGTGGGTTCTAAATTAATTTACTCTTAGGAATTGATAAAACCTTAATTCATTACTTCATAAGCACCTTCTGCGGTAATGGTTTTCCAAGTATCCGATCTAAAAGGAGAAGCCGGAAACCCTTCTTCGTTATATAAATTACAATCTCCCGCATCATCTGCCCAACCAAATCTTACGGCAATTGGACTAGATACCTTATCAGAATAAACAATTACCTTATTATCTTTTATAAAGGCTTTGGCATAGTGAAATTCCTGATCTTTCCCCGCGACTTCAAAACCTTTCACATATCCATACTTATCGGGCGTCATCAAACCACTTCCAATATTATCAAAGCTCACGACAACTTGATTTCCTTTAACTTCCATTGCATTGTAAATTGGACTTTGCCATACAACATCCTCTTTATATACATTGTGCATAGCAATTGCAGCCAAACGCTTACCTACATCCTGCTTATTTGTGGGGTGAATATCCGTGGCAATACCAATATCTGTCGTCACACACATGGCTGTATTGGGAACGGTTTGTGCTGTGTAAGCCTGAGCTTCCCGTAACTCTGCCCACGGACTTCCATTATTACTGTTTCCATTGAATTCGTTAAAGCTAGACAACTGTACAAAATAGAACGGAAACTCTCCTTGGCCCCATTGTTTTCTCCAATCATTAATCATTAAAGGAAAACTCGTTTTATACTGAACTGCACGGCTCACATTGGCTTCTCCCTGATACCAAATAACACCTTGAAAACTATATGGAATCAAAGGGTTTACCATAGCATTGTACAATAAGGACGGATGATTGTTTGGTGAAAATTCATAGCGCACATCCACAACATTGAATTTCCACGGCCCAGCCAAAGAAATATCGGTATCTCCAATCGTTAATTTCAAATCTGATGCGGCTCCATAAATACCGCCGCCTCCAACATAATCGGTTACCTTTACAGCGATCACATTAGGACCTGCCTTAAGTATCCCCTTGGCAACGGAATACTTTCTGCTTAAATCGTACTGACCTGTAGTACCTACTTCAACACCGTTAACATAAGTAACATCAACATCATCCACTTTTGCCAAATGCAAAATAAAAGGCTTGCCTGCCAAGTTTTCCGGCACAGTAAATGTTTTCCTGAACCAAACTACGCCATCCATATTTGGCAATTGTTGGTTTTCCCAAAGGCCGGGAATATTCATTACAGGCCAATTACTGTCATTAAAACCCTCTTCCATTACCGTTTGCAAAGCCTCTTCACTTAGCGTACCTCCTTGAATTGTTTCAATTTTCTTAGAAATAGCTGCCCTTTGTTCTTTAATAAGACCTTCTAAATCCAGATTTGGCAAACCAGCCATAAGTTTTCTAAATTCATCACTATTTGCCAGTCCCTCTTCACTAGTCCAAGTTTCTACACACGTACCACCCCATGTGGTATTGATTAAGCCAATAGGAACATTTAATTCCTGATACAGTTTTTTTGCAAAGAAGAAGCCTACTGCTGTAAAATTGGCGACATCTTCTTTGTTTGAAATGGTCCAGGCTCCCTGCTTTAAATGAGATTTTGGTTGCGCACTCATATCCTGAGCTACCAAAAACTGTCTGATTTTTGGATAGTCGGCGTCATTCATTTCCTGTTCGGCATTGGTAACACCACTCACAGCAAACTCCATATTGGACTGCCCGCTGCAAATCCATACTTCTCCAACTAAAATGTTTTTAATTTGAATGGTATTCTTACCCTTAATAGTCATTGTGAATGGCCCTCCAGCTTTTTCCGCTTTCAATTCCAAAGACCATTTTCCATCTTTGTCCGCTTTGGTTTTAACTTTTTGTCCGTTAAATGAGACCTCTATTTTTTCATTGGCATCAGCCCACCCCCAAACAGGAATAGGCTTGTTGCGTTGCAAGACCATATCATCTGCAAACAGTAAAGGCATTTCAACCTTGGCATAACCAAAAATGCCCAACAATAAAATAAAAGGCAATACAAACTTTTTCATGTTCCGTTATTATTTTTTAGTTTCAATTTTAATTACAAATGCTTTGTCATCGATGGTTTGACTTGGTGTGATCAATTTCAGGCCTTCGGTTTCAAGTGAAAAAGGAATATCTTGATGCCATCCTAAAATGCTCAATTTTTCAATAGAAAGTCCATCCTCTTCCAGCACGTTTGACGTTACAGATGTCAATGTAATCGGTGTATCATTACCGGGCCAGCCCAATACAATGGCATAGATGGTATTCCCTTTTTTGGTGTACCTCACATCTTGAGCTATGTAAGTTAATTTGTCCAAAAACATCCCTGATTTCTCCTGCTTGGTTGGTCCTTCCCCGAACACTTTCCACGTTGAAGATCCATAAATTGCTTCTCCGTTGGTGTTCAGCCAATCCCCAATAGTCAATAAAATTTGTTGTTGGTTTTCTGGAATAATTCCGTTTTCCATTGGAGAAACGTTCAACATCATCGCGCCATTTTTACTCACAATATCCGCTAACAAATCAATGATTTCATCGGCAGTTTTCAATCCCAAATCATGGGTATAACTCCAACTGCCTACAGACACGGTTTCATCGGTTAACCAATAATCTTCGGTAATCTTGTTCATACGCCCTTTTTCAAAGTCCTCCACACTCACCGATTTTGGTAATTCTCCTTCTTTATGCGTAATGACCACTTCTTGGTTACGCGCTAAGGATTGATTAATATAATAAGCCGCAAATTCTTCTTTGTAGGTATCAGGAATTTTATCCAATTTCCCATCAAAATAAATTAAATCCGGATGGTAGTTGTCAATCACTTCTTTTAATTCTGCCAACCAATTGCTGTAAAACACCTCTTTTTCAATGTTCCCATATAGAATACTCAACTCAGGATCTTTAGAGGCTGTTGGCATTTTTGGATTGTATGGAAAGTACGAAGTGTCATCCAACCATTTTGTAGAATCCTGTTGAAAAATCTGCAAGTTTCTAGCCTTATGGAACGAGGTGACAAACTTCATTCCCTTCCCGTGGATAGCTTCACCTAGTTCTCCAACAATATCGCGACGCGGCCCTTTGTCCATAGAATTCCACGGATTGGTTTCACTGTCCCAATTGGACCAACCATCATGGTGCTCGGCTACGATTCCAGCGAATTTAGCTCCTGACTTTTGGAACAAATCGGCCCAAGCTTCGGCATCAAATTGTTCAGCCTTAAACATGGGCACAAAATCATGGTATCCAAATTCTGAAGGCTCTCCATAAGTTTCCACATGGTGTTTGTTTTCAAC
Coding sequences within it:
- a CDS encoding sialate O-acetylesterase; protein product: MKKFVLPFILLLGIFGYAKVEMPLLFADDMVLQRNKPIPVWGWADANEKIEVSFNGQKVKTKADKDGKWSLELKAEKAGGPFTMTIKGKNTIQIKNILVGEVWICSGQSNMEFAVSGVTNAEQEMNDADYPKIRQFLVAQDMSAQPKSHLKQGAWTISNKEDVANFTAVGFFFAKKLYQELNVPIGLINTTWGGTCVETWTSEEGLANSDEFRKLMAGLPNLDLEGLIKEQRAAISKKIETIQGGTLSEEALQTVMEEGFNDSNWPVMNIPGLWENQQLPNMDGVVWFRKTFTVPENLAGKPFILHLAKVDDVDVTYVNGVEVGTTGQYDLSRKYSVAKGILKAGPNVIAVKVTDYVGGGGIYGAASDLKLTIGDTDISLAGPWKFNVVDVRYEFSPNNHPSLLYNAMVNPLIPYSFQGVIWYQGEANVSRAVQYKTSFPLMINDWRKQWGQGEFPFYFVQLSSFNEFNGNSNNGSPWAELREAQAYTAQTVPNTAMCVTTDIGIATDIHPTNKQDVGKRLAAIAMHNVYKEDVVWQSPIYNAMEVKGNQVVVSFDNIGSGLMTPDKYGYVKGFEVAGKDQEFHYAKAFIKDNKVIVYSDKVSSPIAVRFGWADDAGDCNLYNEEGFPASPFRSDTWKTITAEGAYEVMN
- a CDS encoding alpha-L-fucosidase, which gives rise to MNSNRLTKISISLLVLIFVFSACNNSKKEPQNEEASTPRYAANWDSLAAYQEAPEWFREAKFGIYAHWGVLSVPAFANDWYPRLMHVEGSVENKHHVETYGEPSEFGYHDFVPMFKAEQFDAEAWADLFQKSGAKFAGIVAEHHDGWSNWDSETNPWNSMDKGPRRDIVGELGEAIHGKGMKFVTSFHKARNLQIFQQDSTKWLDDTSYFPYNPKMPTASKDPELSILYGNIEKEVFYSNWLAELKEVIDNYHPDLIYFDGKLDKIPDTYKEEFAAYYINQSLARNQEVVITHKEGELPKSVSVEDFEKGRMNKITEDYWLTDETVSVGSWSYTHDLGLKTADEIIDLLADIVSKNGAMMLNVSPMENGIIPENQQQILLTIGDWLNTNGEAIYGSSTWKVFGEGPTKQEKSGMFLDKLTYIAQDVRYTKKGNTIYAIVLGWPGNDTPITLTSVTSNVLEEDGLSIEKLSILGWHQDIPFSLETEGLKLITPSQTIDDKAFVIKIETKK